The Aeromicrobium senzhongii genome includes a window with the following:
- a CDS encoding acyl-CoA thioesterase, producing the protein MTEFRHEIPMRWADLDSLNHVNNVVYLRYAENARAGMSEIPPGPIGAMRIQFKRPLLLGRQPVVVTSRVEQNQIVQSIGVAGTDTEFAAVEVEFGTHAAPEALNQAAQVGSIAVRRTDLDGSGHVSEAQVFELFQETRVPFIDGVLSRLTPGNFVVASVEARYHRPIDWCPALETRTRVARVGNGSFVIEAQLGADGQAFASSSAVLVGFEAAKQSSRKFTEEERQSLLAAMG; encoded by the coding sequence GTGACCGAGTTCCGACACGAAATCCCGATGCGCTGGGCCGACCTCGACTCGTTGAACCACGTCAACAACGTCGTCTACCTGCGTTACGCCGAGAACGCCCGCGCCGGCATGAGCGAGATTCCGCCGGGTCCGATCGGTGCGATGCGGATCCAGTTCAAGCGGCCCTTGCTGCTGGGTCGCCAGCCCGTCGTGGTCACGAGCCGGGTCGAGCAGAACCAGATCGTGCAGTCCATCGGGGTGGCCGGCACGGACACCGAGTTCGCCGCCGTCGAGGTCGAGTTCGGCACCCATGCCGCCCCCGAGGCGCTGAACCAGGCCGCCCAGGTCGGGTCGATCGCGGTGCGGCGCACGGACCTCGACGGCTCCGGGCACGTCAGCGAGGCCCAGGTCTTCGAGCTCTTCCAGGAGACGCGTGTCCCGTTCATCGACGGCGTGCTGAGCCGGCTCACGCCCGGGAACTTCGTGGTCGCCAGTGTCGAGGCGAGGTACCACCGTCCGATCGACTGGTGCCCGGCGCTCGAGACCCGCACGCGCGTCGCGCGGGTGGGCAACGGATCCTTCGTGATCGAGGCCCAATTGGGCGCCGACGGTCAGGCGTTCGCCTCGTCCTCGGCGGTGCTGGTGGGCTTCGAGGCGGCGAAGCAGTCGTCGCGCAAGTTCACCGAGGAGGAGCGGCAGTCGCTCCTCGCGGCGATGGGCTGA
- a CDS encoding biotin/lipoyl-binding carrier protein produces the protein MINAKAEIVGNVWKILAREGDQVGPGDPLVIMETMKMEIPVVSPVHGHVAGILVSEGQIVQEGDAVVEIDDTVGA, from the coding sequence ATGATCAACGCCAAGGCCGAGATCGTCGGCAACGTGTGGAAGATCCTGGCCCGTGAGGGCGACCAGGTCGGACCCGGTGACCCGCTGGTCATCATGGAGACGATGAAGATGGAGATCCCCGTGGTCTCGCCCGTGCACGGGCACGTGGCCGGGATCCTCGTCTCGGAGGGCCAGATCGTCCAGGAGGGCGACGCGGTCGTCGAGATCGACGACACCGTCGGCGCCTGA
- a CDS encoding acyl-CoA carboxylase subunit beta, which produces MPHVSHDRLTTQTTDAGSAPRASLEQRRRERFARVEPRGARVHTARERAELLLDEGTFVELAPLKSAQPGAGSGVVTGWGLVDGRPVVVACHDAAIASGAIGAVMAAAICRAQRFAIDSGFPIVYVNDSGGARVPDGIHALHGCGEIFALNVEAQARIPQISVILGPCAGAAAYSPALTDWTIMVKGHGHMFLTGPDIVRAATGEDATADEIGGSGMHTRISGVAHLEVETELDALQSVRHLLSYLPSNVEAPLPVGDAVPVNPISAAGLPTVVPEKASVVFDMRNVVDGVLDNGARLELMPEHAGSALTLFGRIDGRPVGVVANQPAVRGGILDSKTSVKIARFVEFCGRFGIPIVTLVDVPGFLPGTVEEGRGIITHGAKVLKAYVEAKRSMRLTVVVRKAYGGAYIAMGSTSLGADHAWAWSNAEIAVMGPGGAVGLLHRRALAAAEDPAALRDELAAEYRENVARPYAAAEAGIIEDVIHPEETRDRLVAAMRLLEHR; this is translated from the coding sequence ATGCCTCATGTTTCTCACGACCGGCTGACGACGCAGACGACCGACGCGGGCTCGGCCCCGCGCGCGAGCCTCGAGCAGCGCCGACGCGAACGATTCGCCCGCGTCGAGCCCCGGGGCGCCCGCGTCCACACCGCCCGCGAACGCGCGGAGCTGCTGTTGGACGAGGGCACCTTCGTCGAGCTGGCTCCGCTGAAGTCGGCCCAGCCCGGCGCCGGTAGCGGTGTCGTCACGGGCTGGGGTCTGGTCGACGGTCGTCCAGTGGTCGTCGCCTGCCACGACGCCGCCATCGCCTCGGGCGCGATCGGCGCCGTGATGGCCGCGGCGATCTGCCGCGCCCAGCGGTTCGCCATCGACAGCGGATTCCCCATCGTCTACGTCAACGACTCCGGGGGAGCGCGGGTGCCCGACGGCATCCACGCCCTGCACGGCTGTGGCGAGATCTTCGCCCTCAATGTCGAGGCCCAGGCCCGCATCCCGCAGATCTCGGTGATCCTCGGCCCGTGCGCCGGCGCCGCCGCGTACTCGCCGGCGCTGACCGACTGGACGATCATGGTCAAGGGCCACGGTCACATGTTCCTGACCGGCCCGGACATCGTCCGCGCCGCCACGGGAGAGGACGCGACGGCCGACGAGATCGGCGGCTCCGGGATGCACACCCGCATCAGCGGTGTTGCCCACCTCGAGGTCGAGACCGAGCTCGACGCGCTGCAGTCGGTCCGGCACCTGCTGTCTTACCTGCCCTCGAACGTCGAAGCGCCGCTGCCGGTCGGCGACGCCGTGCCGGTCAACCCGATCTCGGCCGCGGGCCTGCCGACCGTCGTGCCCGAGAAGGCCAGCGTGGTCTTCGACATGCGGAACGTCGTCGACGGCGTGCTCGACAACGGCGCCCGCCTCGAGCTCATGCCCGAGCACGCCGGCAGCGCGCTGACCCTGTTCGGCCGGATCGACGGCCGCCCGGTCGGTGTCGTCGCGAACCAGCCTGCCGTCCGCGGCGGCATCCTCGACTCGAAGACCTCGGTCAAGATCGCCCGCTTCGTCGAGTTCTGCGGCCGGTTCGGGATCCCGATCGTCACGCTCGTCGACGTGCCCGGGTTCCTGCCGGGCACGGTCGAAGAGGGTCGCGGCATCATCACGCACGGCGCGAAGGTGCTGAAGGCCTACGTCGAGGCGAAGCGCTCGATGCGCCTGACCGTCGTGGTGCGCAAGGCCTACGGCGGCGCGTACATCGCGATGGGCTCGACCTCGCTGGGCGCGGACCACGCCTGGGCCTGGTCGAACGCCGAGATCGCGGTGATGGGCCCCGGCGGCGCCGTGGGGCTGTTGCACCGGCGTGCCCTGGCCGCAGCCGAGGACCCGGCTGCGCTGCGGGACGAGCTGGCCGCCGAGTACCGCGAGAACGTCGCGCGTCCCTATGCCGCGGCCGAGGCCGGGATCATCGAGGACGTCATCCACCCCGAGGAGACCCGCGACCGGCTGGTCGCCGCCATGCGCCTGCTGGAGCACCGATGA
- the fabG gene encoding 3-oxoacyl-ACP reductase FabG, translating to MSESRTAIITGAARGIGAGIAKRFAADGYKVAVLDLDEAACQKVVDEITSAGGQALAVGANVADAAAVEAAVTKVAEELGAPTVLVNNAGVIRDNLLFKMTEDDWDMVMNVHLKGSFLMTKAVQKYMTEAKYGRIVNLSSTSALGNRGQANYSAAKAGLQGFTKTLAIELGKYGVTANAIAPGFIQTDMTAATAERIGVPFDDFIEYAAKEIPVQRVGQPEDIANTAAFLCGEAAGFVSGQIIYVAGGPKD from the coding sequence GTGTCCGAATCCCGTACCGCCATCATCACCGGAGCCGCCCGTGGCATCGGCGCCGGCATCGCCAAGCGATTCGCCGCCGACGGCTACAAGGTCGCCGTCCTCGACCTCGACGAGGCCGCCTGCCAGAAGGTCGTCGACGAGATCACCTCCGCCGGTGGCCAGGCCCTCGCGGTCGGCGCCAACGTCGCCGACGCCGCCGCCGTCGAGGCCGCCGTGACGAAGGTCGCCGAGGAGCTGGGCGCGCCCACCGTGCTGGTCAACAACGCCGGTGTCATTCGCGACAACCTGCTGTTCAAGATGACCGAGGACGACTGGGACATGGTCATGAACGTGCACCTCAAGGGCTCGTTCCTGATGACCAAGGCCGTCCAGAAGTACATGACCGAGGCCAAGTACGGCCGCATCGTGAACCTCTCGAGCACGTCGGCACTGGGCAACCGCGGCCAGGCGAACTACTCGGCCGCCAAGGCCGGACTGCAGGGCTTCACCAAGACCCTCGCGATCGAGCTGGGCAAGTACGGCGTCACCGCCAACGCGATCGCGCCGGGCTTCATCCAGACCGACATGACCGCCGCGACGGCCGAGCGCATCGGCGTGCCGTTCGACGACTTCATCGAGTACGCCGCCAAGGAGATCCCGGTGCAGCGCGTCGGGCAGCCCGAGGACATCGCCAACACCGCGGCGTTCCTGTGCGGCGAGGCGGCCGGCTTCGTCTCCGGCCAGATCATCTACGTCGCCGGCGGACCGAAGGACTGA
- a CDS encoding phosphotransferase family protein, giving the protein MTSSDESVKGLDLLALRTWLDAEVPGELPGDLSATLITGGKSNLTYAVTNGERDVIVRRPPLGHVLATAHDMGREHKVMAALAGTAVPVPRMIAECTDDSVIGASFYVMERMPGTAFQRASDLEALGAERTRDITERLVDTLADLHAVDYQAVGLADFGRPDGYLTRQVARWKKQLDSSRSREIEGIDELAERLTRSVPSSSDGTIVHGDYRLDNVLVDTEDGDRITTVLDWEMSTLGDPLTDVAVMLAYQNLALAAGPSSGQVTDAPLAAGYLSPDEAVARYAKRSGRDVSELGFHLGLAYFKLAVILEGIYLRHSQGQTVGSGFDGIGAMIDPLVRAGLDATSE; this is encoded by the coding sequence GTGACCTCTTCGGACGAGAGCGTGAAGGGGCTCGACCTCCTCGCGCTGCGGACGTGGCTGGACGCTGAGGTTCCCGGGGAGCTCCCCGGGGACCTCAGCGCCACGCTCATCACCGGCGGCAAGTCGAACCTGACGTACGCCGTCACCAACGGCGAGCGGGACGTGATCGTCCGGCGTCCCCCGCTGGGTCACGTGCTGGCCACCGCGCACGACATGGGCCGCGAGCACAAGGTGATGGCCGCACTGGCCGGGACGGCCGTCCCGGTCCCCCGCATGATCGCCGAGTGCACCGACGACTCCGTCATCGGCGCGTCGTTCTACGTCATGGAGCGCATGCCCGGCACGGCGTTCCAGCGCGCGTCGGACCTCGAGGCTCTCGGGGCCGAGCGCACGCGTGACATCACCGAGCGACTGGTCGACACCCTCGCCGACCTGCACGCGGTCGACTACCAGGCCGTCGGCCTGGCCGACTTCGGTCGTCCCGACGGGTACCTGACGCGTCAGGTCGCCCGCTGGAAGAAGCAGCTCGACTCGTCGCGCTCGCGGGAGATCGAGGGCATCGACGAGCTGGCCGAGCGACTGACCCGCTCGGTCCCGTCGTCCAGCGACGGCACGATCGTCCACGGTGACTACCGCCTGGACAACGTCCTGGTCGACACCGAGGACGGCGACCGCATCACGACCGTCCTGGACTGGGAGATGAGCACGCTCGGCGATCCGTTGACGGACGTCGCCGTGATGCTCGCCTACCAGAACCTCGCACTGGCCGCCGGCCCGTCGAGCGGCCAGGTCACCGACGCACCCCTCGCGGCGGGCTACCTCTCACCCGACGAGGCGGTCGCGCGCTACGCCAAGCGCTCGGGCCGCGACGTCAGTGAGCTGGGCTTCCACCTGGGTCTGGCGTACTTCAAGCTGGCCGTGATCCTCGAGGGCATCTACCTGCGGCACTCGCAGGGCCAGACGGTCGGATCGGGCTTCGACGGCATCGGCGCGATGATCGACCCGCTCGTCCGGGCCGGATTGGACGCTACTTCTGAGTAG
- a CDS encoding TetR/AcrR family transcriptional regulator: MTTQILEPRKRPTQERSKVKFDHLLQVSRDLLLETGFESFTCEEVAHRAGLPIGTLYQFFANKYVIVCELDRQNAVAIQSELDKLAGELPTLDWLVLLDRLVDHMAQLWINDPSRSAVWYAVQSTPVTRATAEITERELAARVAHVLAPLTPGTPRDRRKIMAEVLVHMSYSMLNFSVRDLQEHHEAIIELKRLLASYLLAAEAGAT, from the coding sequence GTGACCACCCAGATCCTCGAGCCGCGCAAGCGGCCGACGCAGGAACGCAGCAAGGTCAAGTTCGACCACCTGTTGCAGGTCTCGCGTGATCTCCTGCTGGAGACGGGGTTCGAGTCGTTCACGTGCGAGGAGGTCGCGCATCGCGCCGGCCTCCCGATCGGCACCCTGTACCAGTTCTTCGCGAACAAGTACGTGATCGTGTGCGAGCTGGATCGACAGAACGCCGTGGCGATCCAGTCCGAGCTGGACAAGCTGGCCGGCGAGCTGCCCACGCTGGACTGGCTCGTCCTGCTCGACCGCCTCGTCGACCACATGGCGCAGCTGTGGATCAACGATCCGTCCCGCAGCGCCGTCTGGTACGCCGTGCAGTCCACCCCGGTCACCCGCGCGACCGCCGAGATCACCGAGCGCGAGCTCGCGGCCCGCGTTGCGCACGTCCTGGCGCCCTTGACGCCGGGCACGCCGCGCGACCGCCGCAAGATCATGGCCGAGGTCCTCGTGCACATGTCCTACTCGATGCTGAACTTCTCGGTCCGTGACCTGCAGGAGCACCACGAGGCCATCATCGAGCTCAAGCGGCTGCTCGCCTCCTACCTGCTGGCCGCCGAGGCCGGCGCCACCTGA
- a CDS encoding NAD-dependent epimerase/dehydratase family protein: MELLVLGGTAFLGREIALTAVARGHRVTCGARGSAEPPPGVDFVRVDRDDEDGLAPLAGHGWGGVIDVARQPGHVRRAVRDLTAAHWTLVSSGNAYADFSSLEQTEDAATLAPLVADAMASDDDYGPAKVACEEAVRAAGPAAVVRSGLIGGAGDWSGRTGYWPWRFAHPVGPEVVVPDDLDFPCAMIDVRDLAAWIVSLAERQVEGVFNATGTTTDLRSVLDAAARVAGSSARPRSVPVERLRELGIDHWMGPQSLPLWIDDADWRGFATMDTRRARAEGLVTRPLEETLADVLAWEEARTEPRPCGLTDEEERRVLTAL; the protein is encoded by the coding sequence ATGGAGCTCCTCGTGCTGGGCGGTACCGCCTTCCTCGGTCGTGAGATCGCCCTGACGGCGGTGGCGCGCGGACACCGGGTGACCTGCGGGGCCCGCGGCTCGGCCGAGCCGCCCCCGGGAGTCGACTTCGTGCGGGTCGATCGCGACGACGAGGACGGCCTCGCGCCGCTCGCCGGTCACGGCTGGGGAGGCGTGATCGACGTCGCGCGCCAACCCGGTCACGTGCGACGTGCCGTGCGCGACCTGACCGCCGCCCACTGGACCCTCGTCTCCAGCGGCAACGCCTACGCCGACTTCTCCTCGCTCGAGCAGACGGAGGACGCCGCGACCCTCGCGCCGCTGGTCGCCGACGCGATGGCCTCCGACGACGACTACGGTCCCGCGAAGGTCGCGTGCGAGGAGGCGGTGCGCGCCGCCGGGCCGGCCGCGGTGGTGCGGTCAGGCCTCATCGGCGGCGCCGGGGACTGGTCGGGTCGCACCGGCTACTGGCCGTGGCGATTCGCCCACCCGGTGGGCCCGGAGGTCGTCGTGCCCGACGACCTCGACTTCCCGTGCGCGATGATCGACGTCCGCGACCTGGCTGCCTGGATCGTCAGCCTGGCCGAGCGGCAGGTGGAGGGCGTGTTCAACGCCACGGGGACGACCACCGACCTGCGATCGGTGCTCGACGCGGCAGCCCGGGTGGCCGGCTCCTCGGCGCGCCCGAGGTCCGTCCCGGTGGAGCGGCTGCGCGAACTGGGGATCGACCACTGGATGGGCCCGCAGTCACTGCCGCTGTGGATCGACGACGCGGACTGGCGCGGCTTCGCCACGATGGACACGCGCCGCGCTCGGGCCGAGGGGCTCGTGACCCGTCCGCTCGAGGAGACCCTGGCCGACGTGCTCGCCTGGGAGGAGGCCCGCACCGAACCTCGCCCGTGTGGCCTCACCGACGAGGAGGAGCGCCGCGTCCTGACCGCCCTCTGA
- the acpS gene encoding holo-ACP synthase AcpS yields the protein MPVIGTGIDLVDVSGFAEELRRPGTRAGSAFTAAERRDARSSPSGPGRRTPELEMASLAARWAAKEAFIKAWSESLWGEPPVMDEHVHASIEIIRDAWGRPRVRLLGEVAKRLPDVAIHVSLSHDGAYATAMVTLSR from the coding sequence GTGCCGGTGATCGGCACGGGGATCGACCTCGTGGACGTGTCCGGATTCGCCGAGGAGTTGCGGCGACCGGGCACCCGCGCCGGCAGTGCCTTCACCGCTGCCGAGCGCCGCGACGCCCGGAGCTCGCCTTCGGGGCCCGGGCGTCGCACCCCCGAGCTCGAGATGGCGTCACTGGCCGCCCGCTGGGCGGCGAAGGAGGCGTTCATCAAGGCCTGGTCGGAGTCGCTGTGGGGCGAACCGCCGGTGATGGACGAGCACGTGCACGCGTCGATCGAGATCATCCGCGACGCCTGGGGTCGCCCGCGGGTGCGTCTGCTGGGCGAGGTCGCCAAGCGCCTGCCGGACGTCGCCATCCACGTGAGCCTCAGCCACGACGGCGCCTACGCCACCGCGATGGTGACCCTGTCCCGCTGA